One candidate division KSB1 bacterium DNA segment encodes these proteins:
- the raiA gene encoding ribosome-associated translation inhibitor RaiA: MRTKISSIHFKATDSLKEFAEAEVGRLNKLDDRILNCEIEFSYTKDDKKAHIQVSLNGAVLNASETTDDFRKSAVLAVDKLEQQVKKLKGKLQAKRAEADEE, from the coding sequence ATGAGAACGAAGATCTCCTCGATCCATTTCAAGGCCACAGATTCGCTGAAGGAATTCGCGGAGGCGGAGGTTGGCCGCTTGAACAAGCTTGACGATCGGATTTTGAACTGTGAAATTGAGTTTTCCTACACGAAGGACGACAAGAAGGCGCACATTCAGGTTAGCCTGAACGGCGCGGTGCTGAACGCATCGGAGACCACGGACGATTTTCGCAAGTCGGCGGTATTGGCGGTTGACAAACTCGAGCAGCAGGTGAAGAAATTGAAGGGCAAGCTTCAGGCGAAGCGGGCCGAGGCGGACGAGGAGTGA